A genomic region of Micromonospora sp. NBRC 110009 contains the following coding sequences:
- a CDS encoding NAD(P)/FAD-dependent oxidoreductase has translation MTSTGAVDTDVAIIGAGPAGLAAAIALRQAGVARVTVLERETVAGGIPRHCNHTGYGIRDLHRFMTGPRYAQSYLARATAAGAQVLTSTMVTGWAADGGMQLTSPAGRRDLHASAVLLATGARERPRTARRIPGDRGAGVFTTGQLQQAVYLFGQSVGTRALVVGAEHVSYSAVMTLRHAGVDVIGMLTDRPHHHSYAAFALATRIALRVPLRTGTRVVEVQGRPRVTGVVVEDTATGHRSTIACDTVVFTGDWIPDHELARARGLTMNPGTRGPAVDAGAATEIDGLFATGNLCHPVETADVAALSGRAAGHSIARWLADRHRVARQAGVPIEIDESFEWVHPQRASTLVDLPRNKIILRPRVFATASSIRVMQEDRCLWSGRVRHLVPTRPALIPTGWLARVDPAGTPIRIESAPSAHE, from the coding sequence GTGACCTCGACCGGAGCAGTAGACACCGACGTAGCGATCATCGGCGCCGGTCCGGCCGGGCTCGCGGCGGCCATCGCCCTGCGGCAGGCCGGGGTCGCCAGGGTCACGGTGCTCGAACGCGAAACCGTCGCCGGCGGCATCCCCAGGCACTGCAACCACACCGGGTACGGCATCCGCGACCTGCACCGTTTCATGACCGGGCCCCGGTACGCGCAGAGCTACCTCGCCCGCGCTACTGCAGCCGGCGCGCAGGTGCTGACCTCGACCATGGTCACCGGGTGGGCGGCGGACGGCGGCATGCAGCTGACGTCGCCGGCCGGACGGCGCGACCTCCACGCGTCGGCTGTCCTGCTGGCCACCGGCGCCCGGGAGCGGCCGCGTACCGCCCGAAGGATCCCGGGAGACCGGGGGGCCGGGGTGTTCACTACCGGCCAGCTCCAGCAGGCCGTGTACTTGTTCGGTCAGTCCGTCGGTACGCGGGCGCTCGTCGTTGGCGCGGAACATGTCAGCTACTCGGCTGTGATGACTTTGCGCCACGCCGGTGTGGACGTCATCGGCATGCTCACCGATCGCCCGCACCACCACAGCTACGCGGCGTTCGCACTGGCCACCCGGATCGCGCTGCGGGTGCCCCTGCGAACGGGTACGAGGGTGGTCGAGGTCCAGGGCCGTCCGCGCGTGACCGGTGTCGTCGTCGAGGACACCGCGACCGGGCACCGCAGCACCATCGCATGTGACACCGTCGTATTCACCGGGGACTGGATTCCCGACCACGAGCTCGCGAGGGCCCGTGGACTGACCATGAATCCGGGTACGCGCGGTCCCGCCGTGGACGCCGGCGCCGCCACCGAGATAGACGGCTTGTTCGCAACGGGCAACCTGTGCCATCCGGTCGAGACCGCCGACGTGGCAGCACTCAGCGGTCGGGCGGCCGGCCACAGCATCGCTCGGTGGCTTGCTGACCGTCATCGCGTGGCGCGGCAGGCGGGCGTACCCATCGAGATCGACGAGAGCTTCGAGTGGGTACATCCACAGCGGGCGAGCACACTCGTCGACCTGCCACGAAACAAGATCATTCTACGTCCCCGAGTCTTCGCGACCGCGTCGTCGATCCGGGTGATGCAGGAAGACCGGTGCCTATGGTCGGGCCGAGTAAGACATCTCGTGCCAACCCGGCCGGCCTTAATCCCGACCGGATGGCTGGCCCGGGTTGATCCAGCGGGAACACCCATTCGTATCGAGTCGGCGCCCAGCGCACATGAGTGA
- a CDS encoding NAD(P)/FAD-dependent oxidoreductase codes for MTFADSPANDAEPYDVAVIGAGVVGCAVARELSIRGARTVLIEARNDVGDATSKANTAILHTGFDAKPGTLESRLVARGYTLLSAYAARAGIPVEVPGALLIAWDQEQLDELPVLAARAEANGYHRTRQIGADELYAREPHLGPGALGALEVPDEGIICPWTTSLAFATEAVRHGAVPRLDSPVTAVTVGDNVTVVETATGPVATRIVVNAAGLGSDLVHAMLGLDGFTITPRRGELIVFDKLARPLVNHVLLPVPTKMGKGVLVAPTVYGNVMLGPTSENLDDRTATGSSEDGLAFLQNHGRRIMPDLLTEEATTIYAGLRAASEHDDYQISVHPQLRYACAGGIRSTGLTSSLAIAEYLAEAMTDVLGLSLKPMAHPEADPQPPHMPNIGEATVRPYADAARIAANPEYGEIVCFCERTTLGEIRDAMRSDIPPRTVEGLRRRTRATMGRCQGFFCGATIRQMLNAPDPSTAAVPTTRHNEGAK; via the coding sequence GTGACCTTTGCTGATTCGCCCGCCAACGACGCCGAACCCTATGACGTCGCCGTCATCGGCGCCGGAGTCGTCGGATGCGCCGTCGCGCGCGAGTTAAGCATCCGCGGCGCCCGCACGGTGCTCATCGAGGCCCGCAATGACGTCGGCGACGCGACCAGCAAGGCGAACACGGCGATCCTGCACACCGGCTTCGACGCCAAGCCGGGCACCCTGGAGTCCCGACTCGTCGCCCGTGGGTACACGCTGCTTTCGGCGTACGCCGCACGCGCCGGCATCCCGGTCGAGGTCCCCGGTGCGCTACTCATCGCCTGGGACCAGGAGCAGCTCGACGAGCTACCGGTGCTCGCCGCGCGCGCAGAGGCCAACGGCTACCACCGGACCAGGCAGATCGGAGCCGACGAACTCTACGCCCGCGAGCCTCACCTAGGGCCCGGCGCGCTCGGCGCACTCGAAGTGCCGGACGAGGGCATCATCTGCCCGTGGACCACCTCGCTGGCGTTCGCCACCGAGGCCGTCCGCCACGGCGCCGTGCCGCGGCTCGATTCGCCGGTCACCGCTGTCACCGTCGGCGACAACGTCACCGTGGTCGAGACCGCGACCGGCCCGGTCGCCACCCGCATCGTCGTCAACGCCGCCGGCCTGGGCAGCGACCTGGTGCACGCGATGCTCGGCCTGGACGGGTTCACCATCACGCCACGCCGCGGCGAACTCATCGTCTTCGATAAGCTCGCCCGGCCGCTGGTCAACCATGTGCTGCTACCGGTGCCTACGAAGATGGGCAAGGGCGTCCTTGTTGCGCCGACGGTCTACGGCAACGTCATGCTCGGCCCCACCTCAGAAAACCTCGACGACCGCACCGCCACCGGGTCGAGCGAGGACGGGCTGGCATTCCTGCAGAATCACGGCAGGAGGATCATGCCCGACCTGCTCACCGAAGAGGCGACGACGATCTATGCGGGGCTGCGGGCCGCGTCCGAACACGACGACTACCAGATCAGCGTCCATCCGCAGCTGCGCTACGCCTGCGCGGGCGGCATCCGGTCGACCGGCCTCACCTCGTCCCTGGCGATCGCCGAGTACCTCGCCGAAGCGATGACGGACGTGCTCGGGCTCTCGCTCAAGCCCATGGCGCATCCCGAAGCCGATCCGCAACCGCCGCACATGCCGAACATCGGTGAAGCGACAGTGCGTCCCTATGCAGACGCCGCGCGGATCGCGGCGAACCCGGAGTACGGCGAGATCGTGTGCTTCTGCGAGCGCACGACGCTCGGCGAGATACGCGACGCGATGCGCAGCGACATACCGCCCCGCACGGTTGAAGGGCTACGGCGACGAACCCGGGCCACGATGGGGCGCTGCCAGGGCTTTTTCTGCGGCGCCACGATCCGTCAGATGCTCAACGCGCCGGATCCGTCCACCGCGGCGGTGCCCACCACCCGCCACAACGAGGGGGCCAAGTGA
- a CDS encoding FGGY family carbohydrate kinase: MSDAVLAIDQGTTATKALVVAVDGTVLADAEQAVPVRAAGDGAVEIIAQDLWESVVAAGRAAIGQAGVPIRAVGLANQGESVLAWDHTNGEALTPCLVWQDRRSAQICEELRPAGDRLTAISGLRLDPYFSAPKMRWIREKMTERGVVTTTDTWLLHRLTGEFVTDVSTASRSMLLDMNTLEWSDEAWDLFGLDESRPRLARSDETIGTTNVFGATVPVGGIIVDQQAALWAQGARERGQSKCTYGTGAFLLANTGDTATRSPAGLATSVAWRLADQARYCLDGQLYAVGAAFAWLNRLGLLGGAQEIETILTTTPHSGDVVFVPALAGLGAPHWQPGARAAFLGMSLSTTREHLVRAVCESIAAHVAELAGTVATELRQPLTALRVDGGLTRSPTFLQLQADVTGVPIVPCHSPHATALGVADLAARTAYGHGIAQIPSAPTVEPHARAGWATELIERWRTAVALTSNWSTL, from the coding sequence ATGAGCGACGCGGTTCTGGCCATCGACCAAGGCACCACCGCCACCAAGGCGCTCGTCGTCGCGGTCGACGGCACCGTCCTGGCCGACGCCGAGCAAGCCGTACCGGTGCGCGCTGCCGGTGACGGAGCGGTCGAGATCATTGCCCAGGACCTGTGGGAGTCCGTGGTCGCCGCCGGGCGGGCCGCGATCGGCCAAGCCGGCGTGCCCATCCGGGCGGTCGGGCTGGCCAACCAAGGGGAGTCCGTGCTCGCCTGGGACCACACCAACGGCGAGGCGCTGACCCCGTGCCTGGTCTGGCAGGACCGGCGGTCCGCCCAGATCTGCGAGGAGCTGCGTCCCGCCGGTGACCGACTGACCGCCATCAGCGGGCTACGGCTGGACCCGTACTTCTCGGCACCGAAGATGCGCTGGATCCGCGAAAAGATGACCGAGCGCGGCGTGGTGACCACCACCGACACCTGGCTGCTGCACCGGCTCACCGGCGAGTTCGTCACCGACGTGTCCACCGCCTCCCGGTCGATGCTGCTCGATATGAACACGCTCGAATGGTCCGACGAAGCGTGGGACCTGTTCGGCCTCGACGAGTCACGACCCCGGTTGGCGCGTAGTGACGAGACGATCGGTACCACCAACGTCTTCGGTGCGACCGTCCCGGTCGGCGGGATCATCGTCGACCAGCAGGCCGCGTTATGGGCACAAGGGGCGCGTGAACGCGGGCAGAGCAAATGCACCTACGGGACTGGCGCATTCCTGCTCGCCAACACCGGCGACACGGCGACTCGCAGCCCGGCCGGGCTGGCCACCTCGGTCGCCTGGCGCCTGGCCGATCAGGCTCGCTACTGCCTCGACGGGCAGCTCTACGCGGTCGGAGCCGCCTTCGCCTGGCTCAACCGGCTCGGCCTGCTGGGCGGCGCACAGGAGATCGAGACCATCCTGACCACCACACCACACTCCGGCGACGTCGTATTCGTACCGGCGCTCGCCGGCCTCGGCGCCCCGCACTGGCAGCCCGGCGCGCGCGCCGCGTTTCTCGGCATGTCCCTGTCGACCACGCGTGAACACCTGGTTCGTGCCGTCTGTGAGAGCATCGCCGCGCACGTCGCGGAGCTGGCCGGCACCGTAGCCACCGAGCTGCGCCAGCCGCTGACCGCGCTGCGAGTCGACGGTGGGCTGACCCGCTCACCCACGTTCCTGCAACTGCAGGCCGATGTCACCGGCGTCCCGATCGTGCCATGCCACTCACCACACGCGACCGCCCTCGGCGTCGCCGACCTCGCCGCCCGTACCGCGTACGGCCACGGCATCGCGCAGATTCCGTCGGCGCCCACGGTCGAGCCACACGCCCGCGCCGGGTGGGCCACCGAGCTGATCGAGCGCTGGCGGACCGCGGTCGCCCTCACCTCGAACTGGAGCACCTTGTGA
- a CDS encoding DeoR/GlpR family DNA-binding transcription regulator, translating to MILRLLDEREVARPAFLAEQAGVSVETIRRDLVSLEHEGAVHRVYGGVARARLSHGSEPSRAERLALQGGAKAEIAALVSGLIDDGETVIFDVGTTVEMCAQALATSFHGRVITNNVPIVTRLVTRPGLDIHLLGGHVRPDELSCSGPDTVALVNQFHADKAILGSGGVHPQAGLTDYDLDEIAVRLAMIDAAQQVYVVADAIKIGHVALRKVCDWDRITAVITDSAADAEQVTRLREAGVEVLQGRSDYADAPTAGDAPRAAPSLPSSARYDDDGGGSR from the coding sequence ATGATTTTGCGTCTGCTCGATGAACGCGAGGTCGCCAGGCCTGCCTTCCTCGCTGAGCAGGCCGGGGTATCAGTGGAGACCATCCGCCGGGACCTGGTCTCGCTCGAGCACGAGGGCGCGGTGCACCGCGTGTACGGCGGGGTAGCCCGTGCCCGACTGTCCCACGGCAGCGAACCGTCCCGTGCCGAGCGGCTCGCCCTGCAGGGAGGCGCCAAGGCGGAGATCGCCGCGCTCGTCAGCGGGCTCATCGACGACGGCGAAACCGTCATCTTCGACGTGGGGACCACGGTCGAGATGTGCGCGCAAGCCCTGGCCACCAGCTTCCACGGCCGGGTCATCACCAACAACGTGCCGATCGTGACCCGGCTGGTCACCCGGCCCGGGCTGGACATCCACCTGCTCGGCGGTCACGTCCGCCCCGACGAGTTGAGCTGTTCGGGGCCGGACACCGTCGCGCTGGTCAACCAGTTCCACGCCGACAAGGCGATCCTCGGATCGGGCGGCGTCCACCCCCAGGCTGGCCTCACCGACTACGACCTTGACGAGATCGCGGTACGGCTGGCGATGATCGACGCGGCGCAGCAGGTCTACGTCGTCGCGGACGCCATCAAGATCGGACATGTCGCGCTTCGCAAGGTCTGTGACTGGGACCGGATCACTGCTGTCATCACGGACTCGGCCGCCGATGCGGAGCAGGTGACCAGGCTGCGGGAGGCTGGCGTGGAGGTCCTGCAGGGCCGGTCCGACTACGCCGACGCGCCGACCGCGGGCGATGCGCCGCGTGCTGCGCCTTCGCTGCCGTCATCGGCCCGGTACGACGACGACGGCGGCGGTTCACGATGA
- a CDS encoding ABC transporter permease, with amino-acid sequence MTTTTSTTTSAAPASAPAVGAKRDPIAVTLRSALLIGLIALTVFFTVQNSLFLTAGNLKNIALSGAVLLVVAVPQALLVIMGVVDLSVGSVIGLSGVVAGLLIVDHGMAWQVAALIGIALGALAGFGNGLLVSFTRLSPIIVTLGTLQLYRGVSQFLRSNPPANFGKGMNLLGRGLYLGIPVPVWIAAVVFVIGAVVLYATPYGRYVYAIGVNKEAAFLSGVATRALPLVAYAATGAAAGIGGVLLSAQLDSAPPGTLGVGFELNVLTAVLLGGIAFSGGRGTMFGVLLGVAFLGVLNNGMTLMNVPYYAQAMATGAALIIGAGLDELSQHSQLIRAIGRRR; translated from the coding sequence ATGACCACAACGACCTCCACCACGACGAGCGCCGCACCGGCTTCGGCGCCTGCGGTCGGCGCCAAGCGCGATCCCATCGCGGTGACGCTGCGCTCGGCGCTGCTCATCGGGCTCATCGCCCTGACCGTCTTCTTCACGGTGCAGAACAGCCTGTTCCTGACGGCAGGCAACCTCAAGAACATCGCGCTGTCCGGCGCGGTGCTGCTGGTAGTCGCCGTTCCCCAGGCGCTGCTGGTCATCATGGGCGTCGTCGACCTGTCCGTCGGATCGGTGATCGGCCTGTCCGGAGTGGTCGCCGGCCTGCTGATCGTCGACCACGGGATGGCCTGGCAGGTGGCGGCGCTCATCGGCATCGCCCTCGGCGCGCTGGCCGGTTTCGGCAATGGGCTGCTGGTCTCTTTCACCCGGCTCAGCCCGATCATCGTCACGCTGGGCACGCTCCAGCTGTACCGGGGTGTCTCGCAGTTTCTCCGTAGCAACCCGCCGGCGAACTTCGGCAAGGGAATGAATTTGCTGGGTCGGGGCCTCTACCTCGGAATCCCGGTGCCCGTGTGGATCGCGGCCGTCGTCTTCGTCATTGGCGCCGTCGTGCTGTACGCCACCCCGTACGGCCGGTACGTGTACGCCATCGGCGTCAACAAGGAGGCCGCATTCCTGTCCGGTGTGGCCACCCGCGCGCTGCCGCTCGTGGCGTACGCCGCCACGGGTGCCGCCGCGGGGATCGGTGGGGTCCTGCTCTCCGCCCAGCTCGACTCCGCGCCGCCCGGCACCCTCGGGGTCGGGTTCGAGCTCAACGTACTGACCGCCGTGCTGCTCGGCGGGATCGCCTTCAGCGGCGGTCGCGGGACGATGTTCGGCGTCCTGCTCGGCGTCGCGTTCCTGGGAGTGCTCAACAATGGTATGACGCTGATGAATGTTCCTTACTACGCTCAGGCGATGGCCACCGGCGCCGCGCTCATCATCGGGGCTGGACTGGACGAGCTCAGTCAGCATTCGCAGCTGATCCGAGCTATCGGTCGTCGACGCTGA